In a genomic window of Streptomyces sp. NBC_01231:
- a CDS encoding alkaline phosphatase D family protein produces the protein MTGAVSPDRRRFLAGGAAVLGAAASAQLWLPGTARAAEATLPDGVFGLGVASGDPLPDGVVIWTRLAPDPLNGGGMPDTTVPVQWEVAEDERFRKVARRGTAHARSTYGHSVHVDVRGLRAGRTYWYRFRAAGQLSRTGRTRTAPAASSYGGSLRVALASCQNWQHGYFTPYADMLAQDPDVVLFVGDYIYESAPSATAVRRHEGTGEPYSLTQYRNRYAQYRSDPDLAEMHANAPFVVSFDDHEVDNDFAGDVPQDPDKQPQDAFVARLTAAYQAYYEHMPVRATAVPNGPHIRMYRRLEFGRLARLNVLDTRQFRSDQATSQAGAQDPSLTMLGAQQKKWLLDGLRRSPAQWNLIASQIMMAETDLQIGEGKLWYYDAWDGYQAERNALLRDFRDVRNPVVLSGDRHLTMISDLKQDYEKPESATVGAEFVGTSISSNGDQDQTAFHKEWDPRMPDNPHWKLLDAHRGYHLFDIRRDRVDARVRVVDTVRTPQSTPSTLARLRVDAGRPGVRLV, from the coding sequence ATGACCGGAGCAGTATCGCCCGACCGACGCAGATTCCTGGCCGGCGGCGCCGCCGTACTCGGCGCCGCGGCCTCCGCCCAGCTGTGGCTGCCGGGCACCGCCCGAGCGGCCGAGGCCACGCTCCCCGACGGTGTGTTCGGCCTCGGTGTCGCGTCCGGGGACCCACTGCCGGACGGCGTGGTGATCTGGACGCGGCTCGCTCCCGACCCGCTGAACGGCGGGGGCATGCCGGACACCACGGTGCCCGTGCAGTGGGAGGTCGCCGAGGACGAGCGCTTCAGGAAGGTCGCCCGCCGGGGCACCGCCCACGCCCGGTCCACGTACGGGCACAGCGTTCACGTCGACGTACGGGGCCTGCGCGCGGGCCGTACGTACTGGTACCGCTTCCGCGCCGCCGGCCAGCTCTCGCGCACCGGCCGCACCCGCACCGCCCCCGCCGCGAGCAGCTACGGCGGCAGCCTGCGGGTCGCGCTCGCCTCCTGCCAGAACTGGCAGCACGGCTACTTCACGCCGTACGCCGACATGCTGGCCCAGGACCCCGACGTCGTCCTGTTCGTCGGCGACTACATCTACGAGTCGGCGCCCTCGGCGACGGCCGTACGGCGGCACGAGGGCACCGGTGAGCCGTACAGCCTCACCCAGTACCGCAACCGGTACGCCCAGTACCGCAGCGACCCCGACCTCGCGGAGATGCATGCCAACGCGCCCTTCGTGGTCAGCTTCGACGACCACGAGGTCGACAACGACTTCGCCGGCGATGTCCCGCAGGATCCGGACAAGCAGCCGCAGGACGCGTTCGTGGCCCGGCTGACCGCGGCCTACCAGGCGTACTACGAGCACATGCCGGTGCGTGCGACGGCCGTGCCGAACGGGCCGCACATCCGGATGTACCGCCGCCTGGAGTTCGGCCGCCTGGCACGGCTCAACGTGCTCGACACCCGGCAGTTCCGCAGCGACCAGGCGACCAGCCAGGCCGGCGCCCAGGACCCGTCGCTGACCATGCTCGGCGCCCAGCAGAAGAAGTGGCTCCTCGACGGCCTGCGCCGCTCGCCCGCCCAGTGGAACCTGATCGCCTCGCAGATCATGATGGCCGAGACCGACCTGCAGATCGGCGAGGGCAAGCTCTGGTACTACGACGCCTGGGACGGCTACCAGGCCGAACGCAACGCGCTGCTGCGGGACTTCAGGGACGTCCGCAACCCGGTGGTGCTCAGCGGCGACCGGCATCTGACGATGATCAGCGACCTCAAGCAGGACTACGAGAAGCCTGAGTCCGCGACGGTGGGCGCGGAGTTCGTCGGAACCTCCATCTCCAGCAACGGCGACCAGGACCAGACGGCCTTCCACAAGGAGTGGGACCCGCGCATGCCGGACAACCCGCACTGGAAGCTGCTCGACGCCCACCGCGGCTACCACCTCTTCGACATCCGCCGCGACCGCGTCGACGCCCGGGTCCGGGTCGTCGACACGGTGCGCACGCCGCAGTCCACGCCCAGCACGCTGGCCAGGCTGCG
- a CDS encoding FG-GAP and VCBS repeat-containing protein produces MSKRRIGRGLALAAAVTVTTAVIAPVATAADTASASAAVSRPQDDFNGDGYADLAVAAPEATVDGRTKAGYVAVVYGSADGLKTSTKQVFSQNTAGVPGAAETDDEFGSALSTADLDQDGYADLVVGVSGEDTASGGVNSGSVQVIWGGAQGLSASSSLATGRNNEGSWAMLGSHGALTVGDVDGDGAADLVAVEDYYKLRVVKGPFGRDGATNGGEQVVEDDSDPRFLDLAAGDVNGDGVDDVVGTMHDGDEGDARRITYWQGTPDGLKQGVWVAGADGQRLQGGESVDLGDVNADGFDDIVVGRRDGYDSDLMTPIPKGGRIAVVPGSANGPVGAKPAYLNQDSPGVPGAAEPGDSFGSDVSVADVNGDGYADVAAGVPGEDFDGVTSAGSAVVLRGSAAGLTGTGAQSFSQDTEGVPGTAEKADLFGWSTRLLDANHDGRAELAVGAPGENTNAGSVWAFRATASGITATGSFTFGAGTLGTVAANARLGSGFAY; encoded by the coding sequence ATGAGCAAGCGCAGGATTGGCCGAGGGCTGGCACTCGCGGCCGCCGTCACCGTCACCACGGCCGTCATCGCCCCGGTGGCCACCGCCGCCGACACCGCCTCCGCCTCCGCTGCCGTGTCCCGGCCGCAGGACGACTTCAACGGCGACGGCTACGCGGACCTCGCGGTCGCCGCGCCCGAGGCGACCGTCGACGGCAGGACGAAGGCCGGATACGTGGCCGTCGTGTACGGCTCGGCGGACGGGCTGAAGACCTCGACCAAGCAGGTGTTCAGCCAGAACACGGCGGGTGTCCCGGGCGCCGCGGAGACGGACGACGAGTTCGGCAGCGCGCTCTCCACCGCCGACCTGGACCAGGACGGATACGCGGACCTGGTCGTCGGCGTGAGCGGCGAGGACACCGCGTCCGGCGGCGTCAACTCCGGCTCTGTGCAGGTCATATGGGGCGGAGCCCAGGGGCTCTCGGCGAGCTCCTCGCTGGCCACCGGCCGCAACAACGAGGGCTCGTGGGCCATGCTCGGCTCGCACGGCGCGCTCACGGTCGGCGATGTCGACGGTGACGGGGCGGCGGACCTGGTGGCGGTCGAGGACTACTACAAACTCCGGGTCGTCAAGGGCCCGTTCGGGCGGGACGGCGCCACCAACGGCGGCGAGCAGGTCGTCGAGGACGACTCCGACCCGCGCTTCCTGGACCTGGCCGCCGGTGACGTGAACGGCGACGGCGTCGACGACGTCGTCGGGACCATGCACGACGGCGACGAGGGCGACGCCCGCCGCATCACCTACTGGCAGGGCACGCCGGACGGCCTCAAACAGGGCGTGTGGGTCGCAGGCGCCGACGGTCAGCGGCTGCAGGGCGGTGAGTCCGTCGACCTCGGCGACGTGAACGCGGACGGCTTCGACGACATCGTCGTGGGCCGCAGGGACGGTTACGACAGCGACCTCATGACGCCGATCCCCAAGGGCGGCCGGATCGCCGTCGTGCCCGGCAGCGCGAACGGTCCCGTCGGCGCGAAGCCGGCCTACCTCAACCAGGACAGCCCCGGTGTCCCGGGCGCCGCCGAGCCGGGCGACTCCTTCGGCTCCGACGTGTCGGTCGCCGACGTCAACGGCGACGGCTACGCGGACGTCGCGGCGGGCGTGCCCGGTGAGGACTTCGACGGGGTGACCAGCGCCGGCAGCGCGGTCGTGCTGCGCGGCAGCGCCGCTGGTCTGACCGGCACCGGTGCCCAGTCCTTCAGCCAGGACACCGAGGGCGTGCCCGGCACGGCGGAGAAGGCCGACCTCTTCGGCTGGAGCACTCGTCTCCTGGACGCGAACCACGACGGCCGCGCCGAACTCGCGGTCGGCGCGCCCGGCGAGAACACGAACGCCGGATCGGTGTGGGCGTTCAGGGCGACGGCGTCCGGCATCACGGCGACGGGCTCGTTCACCTTCGGCGCCGGCACCCTCGGCACGGTCGCGGCGAACGCCCGGCTCGGCTCGGGGTTCGCGTACTGA
- a CDS encoding VCBS repeat-containing protein, with the protein MPEPVSLRSGRRAVTVALPPDATVSGKARAGYVAVLYGSASGLEAGSKQVCTQASARIPGTPEADDLFGSELTAADLDRDGFTDLVVGSGKERWEQGGVARQGSRTVLWGGSSGFSSGKVLPAVGSSPYQGGTTVTGDFEGDGHQDLLKPGLEQYGSFGRDGLPASARTDTELVDGDIELADFVAGDVDGDGITDLVTHARSYDPDDVGDRGDHLLYLRGGRDGFQPPVVLRDARGERIGAGFSLALGDVNGDHRADIVVGGDSLRVIDGTANGPAASRPPRVITQDSPGVTGVDEPEDAFGYDVSVGDVDGDGYGDILAGDPCEAVEALKQAGTFAVVPGGPNGPTGAGTKVFGQNSAEVPGAAEQGDRFGENTVLLDGDGDGRAEPVVAAVAENAYAGAVWVLRSGAAGATAAGSFSFGADTLGTVADGARLGDEFPR; encoded by the coding sequence GTGCCCGAACCTGTTTCCTTACGCAGCGGCCGGCGTGCGGTCACGGTCGCCCTCCCTCCTGACGCGACGGTGAGCGGCAAGGCCAGGGCAGGGTACGTCGCTGTGCTGTACGGCTCGGCGAGCGGGCTCGAGGCCGGCTCCAAGCAGGTGTGCACGCAGGCCTCGGCCCGGATACCCGGCACGCCCGAGGCGGACGACCTCTTCGGTTCCGAGCTGACCGCGGCCGACCTGGACAGGGACGGGTTCACCGACCTGGTGGTCGGGTCCGGCAAGGAGCGGTGGGAGCAGGGCGGCGTCGCACGGCAGGGCAGCAGGACCGTGCTGTGGGGCGGCAGCTCCGGCTTCAGCTCCGGCAAGGTCCTGCCCGCCGTGGGCAGCAGCCCGTACCAGGGCGGGACCACGGTCACCGGTGACTTCGAAGGCGACGGACACCAGGACCTGCTCAAGCCCGGTCTCGAGCAGTACGGGTCGTTCGGCCGGGACGGTCTGCCCGCCTCCGCCCGGACCGACACGGAACTCGTCGACGGTGACATCGAGTTGGCCGACTTCGTGGCCGGTGACGTGGACGGCGACGGCATCACCGACCTCGTCACCCACGCCCGCTCCTACGACCCGGACGACGTGGGCGACCGCGGCGACCACCTGCTCTACCTGCGCGGCGGCCGCGACGGCTTCCAGCCCCCCGTCGTCCTGAGGGACGCGCGGGGCGAGCGGATCGGCGCCGGCTTTTCCCTGGCCCTCGGCGACGTCAACGGCGACCACCGCGCGGACATCGTCGTGGGCGGCGACTCGCTCAGGGTCATCGACGGCACCGCGAACGGCCCCGCCGCGTCCCGACCACCCCGGGTGATCACCCAGGACAGCCCCGGCGTGACGGGCGTCGACGAGCCGGAGGACGCCTTCGGCTACGACGTCTCGGTCGGCGACGTCGACGGCGACGGTTACGGGGACATCCTGGCCGGCGACCCCTGCGAGGCCGTCGAGGCCCTGAAGCAGGCCGGGACCTTCGCCGTCGTCCCCGGCGGACCGAACGGGCCGACCGGCGCCGGCACCAAGGTGTTCGGCCAGAACAGCGCCGAGGTGCCGGGCGCCGCCGAGCAGGGCGACCGCTTCGGCGAGAACACCGTCCTCCTCGACGGTGACGGTGACGGCAGGGCGGAGCCGGTCGTGGCGGCGGTCGCGGAGAACGCGTACGCCGGTGCGGTCTGGGTGTTGCGCTCCGGTGCCGCCGGGGCCACGGCGGCCGGTTCGTTCTCGTTCGGCGCGGACACCCTCGGCACGGTCGCGGACGGTGCCCGGCTCGGCGACGAGTTCCCGCGCTGA
- the obgE gene encoding GTPase ObgE gives MTTFVDRVELHVAAGSGGHGCASVHREKFKPLGGPDGGNGGRGGDVTLVVDQSVTTLLDYHHSPHRKATNGKPGEGGNRSGKDGQDLVLPVPDGTVIMDKAGNVLADMVGHGTAYVAAQGGRGGLGNAALASARRKAPGFALLGEPGDLQDIVLELKTVADVALVGYPSAGKSSLISVLSAAKPKIADYPFTTLVPNLGVVTAGSTVYTIADVPGLIPGASQGKGLGLEFLRHVERCSVLVHVLDTATLESDRDPVSDLDIIEAELSEYGGLDNRPRIVVLNKIDVPDGKDLAEMVRPDLEARGYRVFEVSAVAHMGLKELSFGLAELVAKSRAAKPKEEATRIVIRPKAVDDAGFTVTPEDDGLFRVRGEKPERWVRQTDFSNDEAVGYLADRLNRLGVEEELMKAGARSGDGVAIGPEDNAVVFDWEPSMMSGAEMLGRRGEDHRFEEPRPAAQRRRDKQAERDDATKEFDDFEPF, from the coding sequence ATGACCACCTTCGTGGACCGCGTCGAGCTGCATGTCGCCGCGGGTAGCGGAGGTCACGGCTGTGCCTCCGTCCACCGTGAGAAGTTCAAGCCGCTGGGCGGGCCCGACGGCGGCAACGGCGGACGCGGCGGCGACGTGACCCTCGTCGTCGACCAGTCCGTCACCACGCTGCTCGACTACCACCACTCCCCGCACCGCAAGGCCACCAACGGCAAGCCGGGCGAGGGCGGCAACCGCTCCGGCAAGGACGGCCAGGACCTGGTGCTGCCGGTCCCGGACGGCACCGTCATCATGGACAAGGCGGGCAACGTGCTCGCCGACATGGTCGGCCACGGGACGGCGTACGTCGCCGCGCAGGGCGGCCGGGGCGGACTCGGCAACGCGGCGCTGGCCTCCGCCCGCCGCAAGGCGCCCGGGTTCGCGCTGCTGGGCGAGCCGGGAGACCTCCAGGACATCGTCCTGGAGCTGAAGACCGTCGCCGATGTGGCGCTGGTGGGATACCCGAGCGCCGGCAAGTCGTCCCTCATCTCGGTGCTGAGCGCCGCCAAGCCGAAGATCGCGGACTACCCGTTCACCACCCTGGTGCCCAACCTGGGCGTCGTCACGGCCGGTTCGACCGTCTACACGATCGCCGACGTGCCCGGACTCATCCCGGGCGCCAGCCAGGGCAAGGGGCTCGGCCTGGAGTTCCTGCGGCACGTGGAGCGGTGCAGTGTGCTCGTGCACGTACTGGACACGGCGACCCTGGAGTCCGACCGCGACCCGGTCTCCGACCTGGACATCATCGAGGCCGAGCTGAGTGAGTACGGCGGCCTCGACAACCGCCCCCGCATCGTCGTCCTGAACAAGATCGACGTACCGGACGGCAAGGACCTCGCCGAGATGGTGCGCCCGGACCTGGAGGCGCGCGGCTACCGGGTCTTCGAGGTGTCGGCCGTGGCGCACATGGGCCTGAAGGAGCTGTCGTTCGGGCTGGCCGAACTGGTCGCCAAGTCCCGGGCCGCCAAGCCCAAGGAGGAGGCGACCCGGATCGTCATCCGGCCCAAGGCCGTGGACGACGCCGGTTTCACCGTCACGCCCGAGGACGACGGCCTGTTCCGGGTGCGCGGCGAGAAGCCCGAACGCTGGGTGCGACAGACCGACTTCAGCAACGACGAGGCCGTCGGCTACCTCGCCGACCGGCTCAACCGCCTCGGTGTGGAAGAGGAGTTGATGAAGGCGGGCGCCCGGTCCGGCGACGGTGTCGCGATCGGCCCCGAGGACAACGCGGTCGTCTTCGACTGGGAGCCGTCGATGATGTCCGGCGCCGAGATGCTCGGCCGCCGTGGCGAGGACCACCGCTTCGAGGAGCCCCGGCCCGCCGCGCAGCGACGCCGCGACAAGCAGGCGGAACGGGACGACGCGACGAAGGAGTTCGACGACTTCGAGCCGTTCTAG
- the rpmA gene encoding 50S ribosomal protein L27 has translation MAHKKGASSTRNGRDSNAQRLGVKRFGGQVVNAGEILVRQRGTHFHPGAGVGRGGDDTLFALLPGSVQFGTHRGRKVVNIVPVA, from the coding sequence ATGGCACACAAGAAGGGCGCATCGTCCACCCGGAACGGTCGCGACTCGAATGCCCAGCGGCTCGGCGTGAAGCGCTTCGGCGGTCAGGTCGTCAACGCGGGTGAGATCCTGGTCCGCCAGCGTGGCACCCACTTCCACCCCGGCGCGGGCGTCGGCCGTGGCGGCGACGACACGCTGTTCGCGCTGCTCCCCGGTTCGGTGCAGTTCGGCACCCACCGTGGCCGCAAGGTCGTGAACATCGTTCCGGTCGCCTGA
- the rplU gene encoding 50S ribosomal protein L21 has product MYAIVRSGGRQHKVAVGDIVEVDKISTAKVGDTVELSTLLVVDGDAVTSDPWVLAGIKVQAEVVDHHKGVKIDILRYKNKTGYRRRQGHRQQYTAIKVTEIPAAAK; this is encoded by the coding sequence GTGTACGCCATCGTGCGCAGCGGTGGTCGCCAGCACAAGGTTGCTGTCGGCGACATCGTTGAGGTTGACAAGATTTCCACTGCCAAGGTTGGCGACACGGTCGAGCTCTCGACCCTGCTCGTTGTCGACGGCGACGCTGTGACCAGCGACCCGTGGGTGCTGGCCGGCATCAAGGTCCAGGCCGAGGTCGTGGACCACCACAAGGGTGTGAAGATCGACATCCTTCGCTACAAGAACAAGACCGGCTACCGCCGTCGTCAGGGCCACCGCCAGCAGTACACGGCGATCAAGGTCACTGAGATCCCCGCGGCTGCGAAGTAA
- the rfbC gene encoding dTDP-4-dehydrorhamnose 3,5-epimerase has translation MRPLSISGAWVHEPKVFPDGRGSFHEWFKAPVFTEAAGHAFNLAQANMSVSSRGTLRGIHFADVPPGQAKYVKCVRGAVLDVTVDIRTGSPTFGQWEAVRLDDQDHHAVYLSEGLGHGFMALTEDATVVYLCSEGYAPEREHGIHPLDPALGIDWPADFTPQLSAKDEQAPTLAQAQEQGLLPSYEECVAYRESLGG, from the coding sequence ATGCGACCCCTTTCGATTTCCGGCGCCTGGGTGCACGAACCGAAGGTCTTCCCCGACGGCCGGGGCAGCTTCCACGAGTGGTTCAAGGCCCCGGTCTTCACCGAGGCGGCCGGCCACGCGTTCAACCTGGCGCAGGCCAACATGTCCGTCTCCAGCCGGGGCACGCTGCGCGGCATCCACTTCGCCGACGTGCCGCCCGGCCAGGCCAAGTACGTCAAGTGTGTGCGCGGCGCGGTCCTCGACGTGACCGTGGACATCCGGACCGGCTCGCCCACCTTCGGCCAGTGGGAGGCGGTCCGCCTGGACGACCAGGACCACCACGCGGTCTACCTCTCCGAGGGTCTCGGGCACGGCTTCATGGCGCTCACCGAGGACGCCACCGTGGTCTACCTCTGCTCCGAGGGCTACGCTCCCGAGCGCGAGCACGGCATCCACCCGCTGGACCCGGCCCTCGGCATCGACTGGCCCGCGGATTTCACCCCGCAGCTCTCGGCCAAGGACGAGCAGGCGCCCACCCTGGCCCAGGCCCAGGAGCAGGGCCTGCTGCCCTCCTACGAGGAGTGCGTGGCCTACCGGGAGAGCCTCGGCGGCTGA
- a CDS encoding glycosyltransferase has protein sequence MTVKVSVVIAVYNPGKYVEDCVSSVLRQSLAPDEFEVFFVDDGSTDETPARLDQLAAEHPHLHVIHQESSGWSGRPRNTGIAAAQGEYVMFVDHDDWLGDQALERMYDYGKANDADVVVGKMAGIGRPVPQELFRVNRPRATVENAPLIDSLTPHKMFRREFLNEHDIRFKEGRRRLEDHVFVVEAYLRAKSVAVLGDYLCYYHITRDDGSNAGFQRFDPAGYFGNLREALDVVEELTEPGPLRDKLYSRWLRVEMVERLRGNRLLKLPEDYAEELYREIRGVVTERFGPGVFACVAPTQRVVAGLVAADLYQDVRALAHWEAGIRPTGSLTSLAWENGALNIGLSAEYEVDGVPMTFRRDGDRDLLGLPLSEKSLEALAGQGVTLDAPVDSSGVDLVVRNRDDATQYYLPLDSERHRLDAGHASFRQQITARAVLDPETAAAGEPLAKGIWDLHLRIKSCGWSKETRIGAVRGEDVEAGRLAALTGEPRRLVLPYWTDGPGNLSLDVDQHTGKLEREAVALMNPAAAVVDGSTVRLPLPLHLTKDASDPVLLRFERKNVGKFPADAVVDGRTVSAPLPLEQLTGLRWAVRIGVPSAARGGAHWTRLPIDVVVDADGTARVIDRHTPPAKPAARQAAPPRPLWRRAVGRLKRALTDQQKKS, from the coding sequence GTGACGGTCAAGGTCAGCGTCGTCATCGCGGTCTACAACCCCGGCAAGTACGTCGAGGACTGCGTCTCGTCCGTGTTACGGCAGAGCCTCGCCCCCGACGAGTTCGAGGTCTTCTTCGTCGACGACGGCTCCACCGACGAGACGCCCGCCCGCCTGGACCAGCTGGCGGCCGAGCACCCCCATCTCCATGTCATCCACCAGGAGTCCTCCGGCTGGTCCGGCCGCCCCCGCAACACCGGCATCGCCGCCGCCCAGGGCGAGTACGTGATGTTCGTCGACCACGACGACTGGCTCGGCGACCAGGCCCTGGAGCGGATGTACGACTACGGCAAGGCGAACGACGCCGACGTGGTCGTCGGCAAGATGGCGGGCATCGGCCGCCCGGTCCCGCAGGAGCTGTTCCGGGTCAACCGGCCGCGCGCCACGGTGGAGAACGCGCCGCTGATCGACAGCCTCACCCCGCACAAGATGTTCCGCCGGGAGTTCCTGAACGAGCACGACATCCGCTTCAAGGAGGGCCGCCGCCGACTGGAGGACCACGTCTTCGTCGTCGAGGCGTATCTCCGGGCGAAGAGTGTCGCCGTCCTCGGCGACTACCTGTGCTACTACCACATCACCCGTGACGACGGCTCCAACGCCGGCTTCCAGCGCTTCGACCCGGCCGGCTACTTCGGGAACCTCCGCGAGGCCCTCGACGTGGTCGAGGAACTCACGGAACCGGGTCCGCTGCGCGACAAGCTCTACAGCCGCTGGCTGCGGGTCGAGATGGTCGAGCGGCTGCGCGGCAACCGACTCCTCAAGCTCCCCGAGGACTACGCCGAGGAGCTCTACCGCGAGATCCGCGGCGTCGTCACCGAACGCTTCGGACCGGGCGTCTTCGCCTGCGTGGCTCCGACCCAGCGCGTGGTCGCCGGTCTGGTCGCCGCCGACCTCTACCAGGACGTCCGCGCGCTCGCCCACTGGGAGGCCGGGATCAGACCCACCGGCAGCCTGACCTCCCTGGCGTGGGAGAACGGCGCCCTGAACATCGGCTTGAGCGCCGAGTACGAGGTCGACGGCGTCCCGATGACGTTCCGCCGGGACGGCGACCGCGATCTGCTCGGCCTGCCGCTCTCCGAGAAGTCGCTGGAGGCGCTGGCCGGCCAGGGCGTCACCCTCGACGCCCCGGTGGACAGCAGCGGCGTGGACCTGGTGGTCCGGAATCGCGACGACGCCACCCAGTACTACCTCCCGCTGGACAGCGAACGGCACCGGCTGGACGCCGGGCACGCCTCCTTCCGCCAGCAGATCACCGCACGCGCCGTCCTCGACCCGGAGACCGCAGCCGCGGGCGAGCCCCTGGCCAAGGGCATCTGGGACCTGCACCTGCGCATCAAGTCCTGCGGCTGGAGCAAGGAGACCAGGATCGGCGCGGTGCGCGGCGAGGACGTGGAGGCCGGACGCCTGGCCGCGCTCACCGGCGAGCCGAGACGGCTGGTCCTGCCGTACTGGACCGACGGGCCGGGCAACCTCTCCCTCGACGTCGACCAGCACACCGGCAAGCTGGAGCGCGAGGCGGTGGCGCTGATGAACCCGGCCGCGGCCGTGGTCGACGGCTCCACCGTCCGCCTCCCGCTGCCCCTGCACCTCACGAAGGACGCCTCGGACCCGGTGCTGCTGCGCTTCGAGCGCAAGAACGTGGGCAAGTTCCCCGCCGACGCCGTGGTGGACGGACGTACCGTGAGCGCCCCGCTGCCGCTGGAGCAACTCACCGGTCTCCGCTGGGCCGTTCGGATCGGTGTGCCGTCCGCCGCCCGTGGCGGGGCACACTGGACCCGGCTCCCGATCGACGTGGTGGTGGACGCCGACGGCACCGCCCGGGTGATCGACCGGCACACCCCACCGGCCAAGCCCGCCGCGCGGCAGGCCGCCCCGCCGCGTCCGCTGTGGCGCCGGGCCGTCGGGCGCCTCAAGCGTGCCCTGACCGACCAGCAGAAGAAGAGCTGA
- the rfbD gene encoding dTDP-4-dehydrorhamnose reductase encodes MNSTQEQASSPSGWLVTGAGGMLGQDVLAALSAEGEPSVALDRAALDLTDPAAVRRALERHRPAVVVNCAAWTAVDDAETREDEAHRVNGDGPAHLADACARTGAVLLHVSTDYVFAGDATTPYAEDAPTAPRSAYGRTKLAGEQAVLKTLPDRGYVVRTAWLYGAGGPNFVRTMIRLAGERETLDVVDDQRGQPTWSADLAGLLLALGRGALVGTAPAGVYHGTSSGETTWFGFTREIFRLLGTDPDRVRPTTSEAFTRPAPRPTYSVLGHDRFRAAGIEPLRDWRAALTEAFPEIHRAHTKESPA; translated from the coding sequence ATGAACTCGACACAGGAACAGGCAAGCTCCCCGTCCGGCTGGCTGGTCACCGGAGCGGGCGGCATGCTCGGCCAGGACGTGCTGGCCGCGCTGTCCGCCGAGGGCGAGCCGTCCGTCGCGCTGGACCGCGCGGCGCTGGACCTCACCGACCCTGCGGCCGTACGGCGGGCACTGGAGCGTCACCGTCCCGCCGTGGTCGTCAACTGCGCGGCCTGGACCGCCGTGGACGACGCCGAGACCCGTGAGGACGAGGCACACCGCGTCAACGGCGACGGCCCGGCCCATCTCGCGGATGCCTGCGCGCGTACCGGCGCCGTACTGCTCCACGTCTCCACCGACTACGTCTTCGCCGGAGACGCCACCACGCCGTACGCCGAGGACGCCCCCACGGCTCCGCGCAGCGCGTACGGCCGCACCAAGCTCGCCGGCGAGCAGGCCGTCCTGAAGACCCTCCCGGACCGCGGCTACGTGGTCCGCACCGCCTGGCTGTACGGCGCGGGCGGCCCCAACTTCGTCCGCACCATGATCCGCCTGGCGGGCGAACGGGAGACCCTGGACGTCGTGGACGACCAGCGTGGCCAACCCACCTGGAGCGCCGACCTGGCCGGCCTGCTGCTCGCCCTGGGCCGCGGAGCCCTGGTTGGCACCGCCCCGGCCGGGGTCTACCACGGCACCAGCTCCGGCGAGACCACCTGGTTCGGCTTCACGCGGGAGATCTTCCGCCTGCTCGGCACCGATCCGGACCGGGTCCGCCCCACCACCAGCGAGGCATTCACCCGCCCCGCCCCCCGACCGACCTACAGCGTCCTCGGCCACGACCGCTTCCGCGCGGCCGGCATCGAGCCGCTGCGCGACTGGCGCGCGGCCCTCACCGAGGCCTTCCCGGAGATCCACCGGGCCCATACGAAGGAGAGTCCGGCGTGA